Proteins encoded by one window of Candidatus Stoquefichus sp. SB1:
- a CDS encoding PTS sugar transporter subunit IIA: protein MEREKKVVIATHGHLAEGFVSALKIIVGDNPQVTSVCGYTTPDFNLDETIENIMKNHDFEAFDLVICTDMMGGSVNNGFIKYLGQYPFHLVTNINLAFLVDLLLTPGGINKAMLTNKVNEELVSVKYINNVVESFTDEDDL, encoded by the coding sequence ATGGAAAGAGAAAAGAAAGTTGTTATAGCAACACATGGTCATCTTGCTGAGGGATTTGTGAGTGCCCTTAAGATTATTGTGGGTGATAATCCACAGGTGACAAGTGTATGTGGATATACAACACCGGATTTTAATTTAGATGAAACAATTGAAAATATCATGAAAAATCATGATTTTGAAGCATTTGATTTGGTTATATGTACAGATATGATGGGTGGAAGTGTCAATAATGGCTTTATTAAGTATTTAGGTCAATATCCATTCCATTTGGTAACAAATATCAATTTAGCCTTTTTGGTTGATTTGTTGTTAACACCTGGTGGTATCAATAAAGCAATGCTAACAAATAAGGTAAATGAAGAGTTAGTATCTGTAAAATATATTAATAATGTCGTTGAAAGTTTTACTGATGAAGATGATTTATAA
- a CDS encoding PTS sugar transporter subunit IIB has protein sequence MIKAVRIDHRLVHGQVAFTWTHFLAATRIIVIDDKAANDEFQKMALNMSKPAGVKLNIFTVEKALSKMAKVETLNDTIFIIFGGTHDAARFIEAYPKIKEINYGGIAKKEGSNSYGDVVYLNAEEVADTKKILSCGTKIFMQQLPTSKKEELKL, from the coding sequence ATGATTAAGGCAGTTAGAATTGATCATCGATTGGTACATGGTCAGGTCGCATTTACTTGGACACATTTCTTAGCAGCAACAAGAATTATTGTTATTGATGATAAGGCTGCAAATGATGAATTTCAAAAGATGGCATTAAATATGTCTAAACCAGCTGGGGTGAAGTTAAATATTTTCACTGTTGAAAAGGCTTTATCAAAGATGGCAAAAGTAGAAACATTAAATGATACAATCTTTATCATTTTTGGTGGAACGCATGATGCAGCAAGATTTATAGAGGCATATCCAAAGATTAAGGAAATTAATTATGGAGGGATTGCTAAAAAAGAGGGATCAAATTCGTATGGTGATGTTGTTTATTTAAACGCTGAGGAAGTCGCTGATACGAAAAAGATATTAAGCTGTGGAACAAAAATCTTTATGCAACAGCTTCCAACGAGTAAAAAAGAAGAATTAAAATTATAG